A single window of Amphiura filiformis chromosome 17, Afil_fr2py, whole genome shotgun sequence DNA harbors:
- the LOC140137085 gene encoding uncharacterized protein — protein MEGESCGGGVIINTASEAAMSLAPLIPVYVTSKYATLGFTREIATFDPIVVRKRIRVNALCPPGILTNLHRTRKMENELYDNIFQPIQDVLSENDYTTQELAQHFVKLIEEPYHAAAMYVPKEEIIPDETKPFRERTGLEDTYMKLRDAAVQQL, from the exons ATGGAAGGCGAAAGTTGTGGTGGAGGTGTCATCATAAACACAGCCTCTGAAGCCG CGATGTCCCTTGCGCCATTGATACCAGTGTATGTGACATCAAAATACGCCACGTTGGGTTTTACCAGAGAAATTGCT ACGTTTGATCCAATCGTGGTGCGAAAGAGGATTCGAGTGAACGCATTGTGTCCTCCTGGAATCTTAACAAATCTACATAGAACAAGAAAAATGGAAAACGAGTTATATGATAACATTTTTCAACCCATACAGGACGTTTTGTCAGAGAATGATTACAC GACCCAAGAGTTGGCACAGCATTTTGTAAAACTTATCGAAGAGCCTTACCATGCAGCAGCCATGTATGTTCCAAAAGAAGAAATCATTCCAGATGAAACCAAACCATTCCGAGAGCGAACAGGTCTCGAGGATACCTACATGAAGCTTCGTGATGCTGCAGTCCAACAATTATAA
- the LOC140138353 gene encoding 15-hydroxyprostaglandin dehydrogenase [NAD(+)]-like produces the protein MYTRTYIISINNVKNIMDIAGKVALVTGGASGIGKAMVEIMLQKQAKAVFIIDINEEATRQTQTELEKEFGAGRIHVCKCDVASKDQMEECFKQVIATYSTLHIMCNNAGIVNEADWERMLQVNLNGVIIGTKLAVQYMEGESCGGGVIINTSSEVAISLGPFIPVYATSKYAILGFTREIATFDPIVVQKKIRVNALCPPGILTNLHKTSKLENQLYENISHPVVDAFSKNDYTTQELAKYFVKLIEEPYHAAAMYVPKEKYEIIPDETKPFRERKGLEDTYMKLRDAAVQQL, from the exons ATGTACACTCGTACTTACATTATTTCCATCAATAACGTAAAAAACATCATGGATATTGCAGGAAAAGTAGCGCTTGTTACAGGTGGAGCAAGTGGCATTGGGAAAGCTATGGTTGAAATAATGCTTCAAAAACAAGCTAAG gcaGTATTCATTATAGATATCAATGAAGAAGCTACgaggcaaacacagacagaaCTAGAAAAGGAGTTCGGTGCAGGACGAATTCACGTTTGCAAATGTGACGTAGCATCTAAAGACCAGATGGAAG AATGTTTCAAGCAAGTCATAGCAACGTACAGCACCCTTCATATCATGTGTAATAATGCAGGAATAGTGAATGAAGCTGATTGGGAAAGGATGCTGCAAGTAAATTTG AACGGTGTAATAATCGGTACCAAGTTAGCCGTACAATACATGGAAGGTGAAAGTTGCGGTGGAGGTGTCATCATAAACACATCCTCGGAAGTCG CGATATCCCTTGGACCTTTCATACCAGTGTATGCGACATCTAAATACGCCATTTTGGGTTTTACAAGAGAAATTGCT ACGTTTGATCCAATCGTGGTGCAAAAGAAGATTCGAGTGAACGCATTGTGTCCTCCTGGAATCTTAACAAACCTGCATAAAACCAGTAAACTGGAAAACCAGTTATATGAAAACATTTCGCATCCCGTAGTGGACGCCTTCTCCAAGAATGATTATAC GACCCAAGAGTTGGCAAAATATTTCGTAAAACTTATCGAAGAGCCTTACCATGCAGCAGCCATGTATGTTCCAAAAGAGAAATACGAAATTATTCCTGATGAAACCAAACCATTCCGAGAACGAAAAGGTCTTGAGGATACCTACATGAAACTCCGTGATGCTGCAGTCCAGCAATTATAA